In the Hordeum vulgare subsp. vulgare chromosome 7H, MorexV3_pseudomolecules_assembly, whole genome shotgun sequence genome, one interval contains:
- the LOC123409451 gene encoding peroxidase 2-like, protein MAAAAVKKLQVLVACALLLLLAVGCRASPLQIGFYHDRCPQAEAVVKGVMMEAISQNPGNGAAMIRMLFHDCFVEGCDASVLLDPTPFSPTPEKLSPPNNPSLRGFELIDAIKEALEVACPGTVSCADIIAFAARDASCILNAGKVHFEVPSGRRDGTFSNASEPLKFLAPPTSNLSDLVDSFVVKGLDAEDLVILSGAHTIGRSHCSSFVPDRLNAPSDINGGLAAFLRDQCPADAAPGGNDPTVMQDVVTPNDLDRQYYKNVLSHTVLFTSDAALLTSEETARMVVDNANIPGWWEDRFEKAMVKMAGIEVKTGDQGQIRKNCRAIN, encoded by the exons ATGGCGGCTGCTGCTGTTAAGAAGCTGCAGGTTCTGGTGGCGTGtgccttgctgctgctgctcgctgtgggGTGCCGGGCCAGCCCTCTGCAGATCGGGTTCTACCACGACAGGTGCCCCCAGGCGGAGGCCGTCGTCAAGGGCGTCATGATGGAGGCCATCTCCCAgaaccccggcaatggcgccgccATGATCCGAATGCTCTTCCACGACTGTTTCGTCGAG GGCTGTGACGCTTCGGTTCTCCTGGATCCTACCCCGTTCAGCCCGACGCCGGAGAAGCTCAGCCCGCCAAACAACCCGTCGCTGCGCGGCTTTGAGCTGATCGACGCCATTAAAGAAGCCCTTGAGGTGGCCTGTCCGGGCACCGTGTCCTGCGCGGACATCATCGCCTTCGCGGCCCGCGATGCGTCCTGCATCCTCAACGCCGGCAAGGTACACTTCGAGGTGCCATCGGGCCGCCGTGACGGCACCTTCTCCAACGCCTCCGAGCCCCTCAAGTTTCTCGCCCCGCCCACGTCCAACCTCAGCGACCTCGTCGATAGCTTCGTCGTCAAGGGCCTGGACGCGGAGGACCTGGTCATCCTGTCCGGAGCGCACACCATCGGTCGCTCCCACTGCTCCTCCTTTGTGCCTGACCGCCTCAACGCCCCCTCCGACATCAACGGCGGCCTCGCCGCGTTCCTGCGTGACCAATGCCCCGCTGATGCGGCCCCGGGCGGCAATGACCCCACAGTGATGCAGGACGTGGTGACCCCGAATGACCTGGACAGGCAGTACTACAAGAACGTGCTGTCGCACACGGTGCTCTTCACCTCCGACGCGGCGCTCCTGACCTCCGAGGAGACGGCGAGGATGGTGGTGGACAACGCCAACATCCCCGGATGGTGGGAGGACAGGTTCGAGAAGGCCATGGTGAAGATGGCCGGCATCGAGGTCAAGACCGGTGACCAGGGACAGATCAGGAAGAACTGCCGCGCAATCAACTAG